The Ricinus communis isolate WT05 ecotype wild-type chromosome 8, ASM1957865v1, whole genome shotgun sequence sequence GATCCCATGACCCGGTCTGACTCCTCTCTGATTGCCGATTCAACTTGTGGGTGTTTTGACAAGAGCCAAAAGAAACTTGTCAAACCTGAAGCAACAGTGTCCCGACCtgctaaaagaaaactaatgaCAATATCACGAAGATACTTATCATCATTGATTGATCCCATGAACCTTGATAAGAGATCTTTGTTATCCATACATCCTTCTTTTCTCCTGTGATTAATCACTCCTTCTGCGAGTTCATTCACCATCTGTATTGCTTCTTTGAGTTTCTTCTCTGATCCTATGTTTAAGAACCTTTTCATCTTCCATATCATTGAGGATGCTGCTAGTGCTCTTTCTGCTGATAACTTTGATGCAGTATCGAAAGCAAGTGCGAATTCAGAAATGGGTAGAGACAGTTTTAGACAACCAGGGTCtaatccaaaagaaaatttgcaaatgttgtcaaaagaaaatcttctaAACACATCTTGTAAATCAATACCCTGTTGATCTTTGTCACAAGAAATTGAAGACAGGAGAGGAATAAGCCTGCTTTTGATTTCACTCATTATGAGCTCAAAAGCATACATTCTTATAGAAACACTACCCAATTCTAAACTGgccatttttctttgaaatctcCAAGAATCACCATCCACGTTGAAAATACCTCTACCCAAAAGATCACCCAAAAGAGCAGAGAAAGGTTTACCTTTTGGATAGTTTTCAAAGTTGGTTTTGAGAATATACTCCACATTTTCAGGATTGGAAGTAATGATATTGCCAAGAACATGGATATGAATTGTACCAGTTGGTGATTTTTTGAGTAGATGAGTATACCAATCACAAAGATTAACAAACTCTTTAGCCCAACTGGCAGTGATATAACTCTTGCAAATGTCACAATTACACCATGGTTTTTGCCTCAGCAGAAAgattaacaaagaaaaaagagagaacaGTAAGGTAAAACCAAAGAAAAGCAAGCTAAAAACACCAGAAATTGATCCCAGACCATCAAACTGCTCCATTGAACAAGAAAAGGGTGATCAAACAGAATCAATCAAGATTCAAGAAAGAGAGaattaatgaaagaaaagtatCAGCTGCAGAAAGAAAGGTAAAATGGAAGTGGTTAAGTGGGTAGTAAGTTGAGGGAAAATGAAGGCTGTGGCTACCTTTATATAAGgtttaaaagttattaatttttattgaaaattcaaaatgaaaaacaaaatttagttgaattttttttttcttttaaattttgctAGCTGTTGATAGTtaagagaaaattaattaagtgcaTGAAGAACACGTGCGCAAAAATCCAATAGCTTTTATTCAAGCACGTGCTCGTTGCCAAATCACTTACTACAACTACGGCGACTTGCGTTAGGTCCGACAAAAGTTGTCTCTTTTTCTGCCCCTACACACAGTAGTACAatatttccttcttttctattttttaatttaatatattttaatgtcgGCTTTGACGGCGAGTACTTATATATAGAGAcgtattattaattatttattttagtgtgAAAATAAGCTAAGCTGATTTAAATATGTCACTCTTAGGTCTAATTAGGAgacaataatatattaataatacatGTCGATTTGAACCTGAAATGGTTTAAATAAGCTCGGATGAATTAAATctgaataatattaaaaacattaatttttttagaattttcatttatttttgttgcataaatgaaaaaaaaaatattaaactatttttaagtaaaatttctaaaagaactaaatgaaaatatattacaattggaattaaaacaaacaagcaagtttttttaaaataatttttttaatgcatattaaaatatgaaaaataaaaataaaatttatcttttaaattctataatatgatgcatttaatataatattataaataaattcattacatcgaatatttattttgttaaatttaatttaattttttataaatttaaaaataaaatttaatcgaataattttaaatataaaaaataatctataatttttatataatttagctataagtaaaaatatattatttatcgaatatttatagatagatatatatgataaatcaGAGCCGCATAAACATACACGTCATTATGAGGTAGCCTTCCAACGTTGGGAGGACCTCATAAATAAGTATGTGAGTATACATATTCATTATGTTTAAATccaagaaaattattttgcaAAACAGTGAACCTAGAAAATGATGAGGCGAAGGAAGTAAGCAAATTCTAATTTGGATTAAACCGCCGCTATAAGCACCTCAATTTTTCCACACCGTACTATTTTATGTTACAATTAACTTTCATTCCACCTTCCATATCACTACGTACACTTTGAAAATGACttctataaataatatttttgaccCATTTGATTTGAGCATTTTAAACAATTCATTATCAAAGTTAATATGGTTAGTTAAggtaaattataataaaaaaatattaaatatttaatctgtaattaaatagttattaaattttaattataatagttTTTTTCGATATATTTagatgataaattaatatgtatataaattataaataaatatttaaaagataattgacttttgttaatttgttaaaggaaaaattaaaagatgatACATAATTGATGAATGAATTCAGAGGTTTTGGTCTTAAATGTTTAAGGATaaggtattatttatatttttaaattttgattatttatattaaatattttaatttttaatttaatttaataatatttaaatttattttaaaatatttttaatatgtattttcatataacgtattgacatatattgtataaaaatatttaaatattaaaaaaatatatattatactgATATAAATTTAGATGTTTATCGAAGACTTTCTTGAATTGCAAAGAACGCGTTTCTACGACTGGGATGCACTGCTGCATTAGGAAGCCAGGTATTGTGGGCATACATCGCCGATAATAGTGGTGCATTGAACAGAATTTTTAGAATAACGgtgttcattttattttaattattttttattgaatcttataaaataactGATTTTccactttaaaaatattgtcaaatgttaataattaatcaagaCATGCTCAATTTCCCAACAATAATTTGAATCCAATTATTAGCAATAGCTAAAATTAGGTTAAATGGATCTACCCATCacactataattatttttcttaatattattttatatataaattaagtaGAAGcatataaaagtttaaaaaaaggaactcaaaatttttataaattaaatcccTCAAACAACAAATAATACAACTTAATAATGAGAATATGCTTCAAAttcgattttaatttaaaaaagagtTATAATACATAAAGAAAttactttcttttaaatatatatataaataatttttaaatctgaCAATTGATATACaccatttaaattttatatattacactATTTAcgcattaatatttaaaaatcataattttatattttatattttatacttttatactaaaataattttctatttatactagatttagttaaatattattaatccattgatttttttgtctaaaatataaattattctgatattttatttattacactagaatttttttgtattttgaaaGTCCataagttaaataattaaattaatataagatataattctaattttaattttttttatgaagattataattttagtgtataacaaaattaataataaaaattatatttattttctagattGTAGATGTCATTATTGGTCaaactttgattttcaaaaatttatcataaatataattaatataacaacACACAGATATATCTATACATCTATATACACACATTAATTCAGaaaaatgtttctttttttctatgaaATGGAATAATATAGAgcccaaaaaattaaaattttaaattaaattagctgaaaaaagttataaaaaagCCAAATGAAATCTTattccttatttcttttttcttattcttattcttctcaAAATTTATTCTCTGGTGGACATCGAACTCTAACTCTGGCATGGAGGATGGCCTGGAAGAGGTTGATCTTAAATATATGTGTGTTTTGAACATGtaagaaagattaaattagttaatttaagataaaatactTTAGATCATTCTGCGAACTTGCATGAAGCACGATTGGGATGTCGGGCGCAtggtttttatttgtttatatctGTTCCACTGTCTGCTACGAGCATGGCCCCAGCCAGCATCCACACTTTCTTTCTATCTACTTTTCTAATAAGATAACATTGAAATTCTTTTGGATTAAGATTAGTTTCGAGCCTATGAAGAATGTTGATTTTGTGGGCATTCTATTGAATTTAGAAGCATAAACAGTAAAACTATACTAATTATACAAATTATGATATACAGATTGATAAAATGTGAACACCTGCTTTCTAAGATGGTTTCACTTTACTGctaaattaaaacaatatatattcttaGAAGAGAGAAAGTGCTATACAATTcatatatgtttgtttattggTAAATTGGGCTTTAGGTGCATTCCTGCCTTAAATAACAGTCACTTAGCCACTAGCTTATTAAGAACTTACTATAGATTGAGAAAGTAagatagtttttctttttgggatTTTCAGTTTTGGGGTTACTTGTTTAACCAACCCTctaccctttttctttttttctttttttagttttcattaaaaGGGTAAAAATATGAGGATAATTGTCCCAATCTAAAAGTTGGAAAAAGACCACAATAAAATGGAACCATTTTCTTCCCATCTCCGTATGTTGTTTGTCTATGATGTTTAACATCTAACATTGATACTATATATACCAAAGCATTAATTATCCTCTTTTGCATATTTTCCATGTGTTATATCCACGTTTTAAATAAGACTGGAAATTTCTTTGCTTGGTATGTAACACAAACAGAAGCTTGGAATAGATAAAGGAAAAGAGACTCTCCATCCACTAATTGTAATTCTCTCTACATGATGTGGGTCCATTAAAttatgtgtgtgtgtatatatatgtatatggtCCCCCTGTACCTTGTTTCTTGCAAATTGGTCATCCATGTGCAACTTTACCAAGTTGAAAATGACTATCATATATACGTTACATTTGTGTGTTAACTTGTCAACAGTTGGTATGGttttttttaaactatatttaggagaaaaaaagaaaagaaagaaagaaatatatggTGG is a genomic window containing:
- the LOC8277592 gene encoding cytochrome P450 94C1, translating into MEQFDGLGSISGVFSLLFFGFTLLFSLFSLLIFLLRQKPWCNCDICKSYITASWAKEFVNLCDWYTHLLKKSPTGTIHIHVLGNIITSNPENVEYILKTNFENYPKGKPFSALLGDLLGRGIFNVDGDSWRFQRKMASLELGSVSIRMYAFELIMSEIKSRLIPLLSSISCDKDQQGIDLQDVFRRFSFDNICKFSFGLDPGCLKLSLPISEFALAFDTASKLSAERALAASSMIWKMKRFLNIGSEKKLKEAIQMVNELAEGVINHRRKEGCMDNKDLLSRFMGSINDDKYLRDIVISFLLAGRDTVASGLTSFFWLLSKHPQVESAIREESDRVMGSSEELTSYEQLRELHYLNAAVYESMRLFPPVQFDSKFSQEDDILPDGTFIRKGTRVTYHQYAMGRMERIWGQDCLEFKPERWLKNGVFVPESSSKYPVFHAGFRVCLGKEMALVEMKSVALTMIRAFNVRVVDPNQVPRFSPGLTATMRGGLPVVIQERET